In Nitrospira sp., a genomic segment contains:
- the moeB gene encoding molybdopterin-synthase adenylyltransferase MoeB has translation MEFTEEQINRYSRHILLPEVGGKGQKKIAKSKILLVGAGGLGSPAALYLAAAGVGTIGLIDSDVVDLTNLQRQILHHTPDVGRPKVLSGKEKIQALNPDVSVSMYEERLTAGNALKIFGDYDVVIDGVDNFPAKFLINDACFFAGKPLVHGGILRFEGRVTTIIPGKSACYRCIFKAPPPPGLVASCQEAGVIGVLAGIIGTIQATEALKLVLGIGRPLTDRLLDFDARKTQFREIKVRRNPNCALCGEHPTITELFDDGDPYAGCAMRPSA, from the coding sequence ATGGAATTTACTGAAGAGCAAATAAATCGCTACAGCCGGCATATCCTCTTGCCTGAGGTCGGCGGCAAGGGACAAAAGAAGATCGCCAAGTCCAAGATTCTGCTCGTCGGTGCCGGTGGTCTTGGCTCCCCTGCCGCATTGTATCTAGCTGCAGCAGGAGTCGGCACGATTGGGTTGATCGACAGCGATGTGGTGGATCTCACCAATCTGCAGCGCCAAATTCTTCACCATACTCCCGACGTGGGCCGCCCCAAGGTCCTCTCCGGCAAAGAAAAGATCCAGGCGCTGAACCCTGACGTTTCGGTCTCCATGTACGAGGAACGGCTCACGGCCGGCAATGCGCTTAAGATCTTCGGCGACTATGATGTCGTGATCGACGGAGTCGATAATTTCCCAGCCAAGTTCCTGATCAACGATGCCTGTTTCTTCGCCGGCAAGCCGCTGGTTCACGGCGGCATTCTGCGATTCGAGGGACGTGTCACGACCATCATCCCTGGAAAATCGGCCTGCTATCGCTGCATATTCAAAGCTCCGCCTCCGCCTGGCTTAGTCGCCTCGTGCCAAGAAGCCGGAGTCATTGGCGTACTAGCTGGCATTATCGGAACAATCCAGGCGACGGAAGCATTGAAACTTGTGCTCGGAATCGGACGGCCGCTGACCGACCGCCTGCTCGACTTCGATGCGCGCAAAACCCAATTTCGAGAAATCAAAGTCCGCCGGAACCCAAATTGTGCCCTCTGCGGGGAACATCCGACGATTACCGAGCTGTTCGATGATGGGGATCCTTATGCTGGATGCGCTATGCGTCCATCTGCATAG
- a CDS encoding threonine synthase, protein MSKMKALVCRECGKEYPTKAIHVCEMCFGPLEVKYNYEEIKKTISRKKIEDGPHSMWRYLDLLPVEGTNFVGPYAGFTPLVRAKNLGAYLGLNELYIKNDTVNHPTLSFKDRVVAVALTRARELGFETVACASTGNLANSVAAHAASANLHCYVFIPGDLEAAKVLGNLIYKPHVVEIEGHYDDVNRLCSEIAGEHGWAFVNINIRPYYAEGSKTLAFETVEQLGWKTPDQVVIPMASGSLLTKIWKGLHEMKALGLIDNVRTKVNGAQAEGCSPISTAFKAGRDFFKPVKPQTIAKSLAIGNPADGYYALKATAESHGSMDMVTDEEVVEGIQLLAQTEGIFAETAGGVTIGVLKKLVKQGVIKKDEVTVAYITGNGLKTQEAVINSVGRPVRIQPSLVDFEKTFKMGKNGGGV, encoded by the coding sequence ATGAGCAAAATGAAAGCGCTGGTGTGCCGCGAGTGCGGTAAAGAATATCCAACCAAGGCCATTCACGTTTGCGAAATGTGCTTCGGTCCCCTTGAAGTGAAATACAACTACGAGGAGATCAAGAAGACGATTTCGCGCAAGAAGATCGAGGATGGGCCACATAGCATGTGGCGCTATCTCGACCTGCTGCCGGTCGAAGGCACGAACTTCGTCGGACCGTATGCCGGGTTTACCCCGCTCGTACGGGCGAAAAACCTTGGCGCGTATCTTGGGCTCAACGAGCTCTACATCAAGAACGATACGGTGAATCACCCCACCCTATCCTTCAAAGATCGCGTCGTCGCCGTGGCCCTCACGCGCGCGCGCGAGCTCGGGTTCGAAACGGTGGCCTGCGCGTCGACCGGCAACTTGGCAAACTCCGTTGCCGCGCACGCGGCATCCGCCAATCTCCACTGTTACGTCTTCATCCCCGGCGACCTTGAGGCTGCAAAAGTGCTTGGCAACCTGATCTATAAGCCCCACGTGGTCGAGATTGAAGGTCACTACGACGATGTCAACCGGCTCTGCAGCGAGATTGCCGGCGAACATGGCTGGGCGTTTGTGAACATCAACATACGCCCCTACTATGCCGAAGGCTCAAAAACCCTTGCCTTTGAGACCGTAGAACAACTCGGGTGGAAAACACCGGATCAAGTCGTCATTCCCATGGCATCGGGCTCACTCTTGACCAAGATTTGGAAGGGTCTGCATGAGATGAAGGCTTTGGGCCTGATCGACAACGTTCGAACGAAGGTTAATGGCGCCCAAGCAGAAGGCTGCTCACCGATCTCGACCGCCTTCAAGGCGGGGCGCGACTTCTTCAAGCCAGTGAAGCCACAGACGATCGCCAAGTCCCTTGCCATCGGCAACCCCGCTGATGGGTACTATGCGCTCAAGGCGACCGCTGAGAGTCACGGATCCATGGATATGGTGACGGATGAAGAAGTGGTGGAAGGCATCCAGCTGCTGGCCCAAACCGAAGGCATCTTCGCGGAAACAGCTGGAGGCGTCACGATCGGCGTACTGAAGAAACTTGTCAAACAAGGGGTGATCAAAAAAGATGAGGTCACGGTGGCCTACATCACCGGCAACGGCCTAAAAACCCAGGAAGCGGTGATCAATTCCGTTGGTCGCCCAGTGCGCATTCAGCCCAGCCTGGTGGACTTCGAAAAGACGTTTAAGATGGGAAAGAACGGTGGTGGCGTATGA
- the cysK gene encoding cysteine synthase A, whose protein sequence is MSTTLHKDITELIGKTPLVRLNRLSKSGSATIYGKVEFFNPGGSVKDRICLNMINEAERQGTLKPGGTIVEPTSGNTGIGLALVAAVRGYKLILVMPESMSMERASLLSSYGAQLVLTPAWEGMKGSIKEAESILAQNPSYFMPDQFSNPANPAMHKMTTALELWDALEGKIDAFVAAVGTGGTITGCGEVFKERNPQVQIIAVEPAGSPVLSGGDPGPHKIQGIGAGFIPKVLNRKILDRVITVTDDEAYQTAKQLSKKEGLLVGISAGANVFAAQKIADELGPGKNVVTILCDTGERYISIEKYFNI, encoded by the coding sequence GTGAGCACCACGTTACATAAAGACATTACCGAGCTGATCGGCAAGACCCCGCTTGTCCGATTGAACCGTCTTTCAAAGTCCGGTTCTGCGACGATTTACGGGAAGGTTGAGTTTTTCAACCCCGGCGGCAGCGTCAAGGATCGAATCTGCCTCAATATGATCAATGAAGCAGAACGCCAGGGAACGCTCAAGCCAGGCGGAACCATCGTCGAGCCGACCAGTGGAAACACGGGTATCGGACTGGCCTTGGTCGCAGCCGTACGTGGGTACAAACTCATCCTCGTGATGCCGGAAAGCATGAGCATGGAACGGGCCAGCTTATTGTCTTCGTATGGCGCACAGCTGGTGCTCACCCCGGCGTGGGAAGGCATGAAAGGGTCGATTAAGGAAGCGGAAAGCATCCTGGCTCAAAATCCGTCGTACTTTATGCCTGATCAATTCTCGAACCCGGCCAACCCTGCGATGCATAAAATGACGACGGCACTGGAACTCTGGGACGCGCTCGAAGGAAAGATCGATGCCTTTGTCGCTGCCGTCGGAACCGGTGGGACCATCACAGGATGCGGTGAAGTCTTTAAGGAACGGAATCCGCAGGTACAAATCATCGCCGTTGAGCCGGCAGGCTCGCCCGTGTTGTCCGGAGGAGACCCTGGCCCCCATAAGATTCAAGGGATCGGGGCGGGTTTTATTCCTAAGGTGCTCAACCGAAAGATTCTCGACCGCGTGATCACGGTGACGGATGACGAGGCCTATCAGACCGCAAAACAACTCTCGAAGAAAGAGGGCCTCCTGGTGGGCATTTCAGCCGGTGCCAATGTGTTCGCCGCCCAAAAGATCGCGGATGAACTGGGACCCGGCAAGAATGTCGTCACTATCTTGTGCGACACCGGTGAGCGCTATATCAGCATTGAGAAGTATTTCAATATATAA
- the thiS gene encoding sulfur carrier protein ThiS encodes MQVKINGKPEEVQNGTVLDLLKTKNIEPQMVAVEVNDKVLDRDHLATTHLNEGDHVEFLFYMGGGQ; translated from the coding sequence GTGCAGGTTAAGATCAATGGAAAGCCTGAGGAGGTTCAGAACGGAACAGTCCTCGATTTGCTCAAGACAAAGAACATCGAGCCGCAGATGGTCGCCGTCGAGGTCAACGACAAGGTGTTGGACCGTGACCATTTGGCCACGACCCACCTCAATGAAGGAGATCACGTGGAGTTTCTCTTTTATATGGGAGGGGGTCAGTGA
- a CDS encoding FeS-binding protein, which yields MAHLRFHIRFPEDKIREPIIYQIGREYKVVTDVRRADVRETTGWADVELSGDTAEIERAVAGLRAKGCVVDPIELNVVE from the coding sequence ATGGCACACTTGCGATTCCATATTCGCTTTCCTGAAGACAAAATCCGCGAGCCGATCATCTATCAGATCGGACGCGAATATAAGGTCGTGACCGATGTCAGGCGAGCTGATGTTCGCGAGACGACTGGATGGGCCGATGTGGAGCTCTCCGGCGACACTGCTGAGATCGAGCGGGCCGTTGCTGGCCTGCGAGCCAAAGGCTGTGTCGTCGATCCGATTGAACTGAACGTGGTGGAATAG
- the moeB gene encoding molybdopterin-synthase adenylyltransferase MoeB, whose translation MELTEQEIERYSRHIILQDVGGKGQLKLKRAKVLLIGAGGLGSPAGLYLAAAGIGTIGLVDGDVVDLSNLQRQIMHSTATLGQPKVESGRKTLSAINPEITINAYHQLVDAENILPLISQYDIVLDGSDNFTTRFLVNDACFFAKKILISASMFRFEGQLTTIKPHQGYPCYRCLYPEPPPAGLVPNCQEAGVLGVLAGTMGVLQASEAIKEILGIGETIADKLLIYDALDMKFRKVSRPKDPACPLCGPNPKIKDLSLDYAVSCTI comes from the coding sequence ATGGAACTCACTGAGCAAGAAATTGAGCGGTACAGTCGGCACATTATCCTCCAGGACGTGGGAGGCAAGGGCCAACTCAAGCTTAAGCGGGCCAAGGTCCTCCTCATCGGCGCGGGCGGTCTTGGCTCTCCCGCCGGTCTGTATCTTGCTGCCGCCGGCATCGGAACGATCGGGCTTGTCGATGGCGATGTCGTGGACCTCTCAAATTTGCAACGGCAGATTATGCACTCGACCGCAACGCTCGGACAGCCAAAGGTTGAGTCCGGCCGGAAAACCTTGTCGGCCATTAATCCTGAAATTACGATCAACGCGTACCACCAACTCGTCGATGCCGAGAACATTCTCCCCCTCATCTCCCAGTACGACATCGTGCTGGACGGCTCGGACAATTTCACGACGCGGTTTCTGGTGAACGACGCCTGTTTCTTTGCCAAGAAAATATTGATCTCCGCCAGCATGTTTCGGTTCGAGGGGCAGTTGACGACGATCAAACCGCACCAAGGCTATCCCTGCTACCGATGTCTCTATCCAGAGCCCCCGCCGGCTGGACTGGTGCCCAATTGCCAGGAGGCCGGTGTGCTTGGCGTGTTGGCCGGTACGATGGGAGTCCTTCAGGCCTCAGAAGCCATCAAGGAAATCCTCGGGATCGGAGAAACGATTGCTGATAAATTATTAATCTACGATGCGCTTGATATGAAGTTCAGAAAGGTCAGCCGACCCAAAGATCCGGCCTGCCCGCTCTGCGGACCAAATCCCAAGATCAAGGATTTGAGCCTGGATTATGCCGTCAGCTGCACCATCTAG
- a CDS encoding M67 family metallopeptidase encodes MVADLIIPRQILDDIIAHANELTPYECCGLLAGTNGVVSHLYRTKNIVAMEGAQNLSSFDSAKASHLERLSPAERAEIAFVMDMQDFSSAKKDMRNNGLDLQVVYHSHPQDPARPSVTDIKIATDYEEIWPKINLPIPAYLLVSLMNSEPDVKTYWIKSGHVTLADVLIR; translated from the coding sequence ATCGTGGCTGACCTCATCATCCCCCGACAGATTCTCGACGACATCATCGCCCATGCGAATGAACTGACTCCCTACGAATGTTGTGGGCTGCTGGCTGGAACCAATGGGGTGGTCAGCCATCTGTATCGCACCAAGAACATCGTCGCGATGGAGGGAGCACAAAACCTGTCGTCTTTCGACTCGGCAAAAGCCTCGCATCTCGAACGCCTCTCGCCGGCTGAACGAGCGGAAATTGCGTTTGTCATGGACATGCAGGACTTCTCATCTGCCAAGAAGGACATGCGCAACAATGGGCTCGATCTCCAAGTCGTCTATCACTCGCACCCCCAGGATCCCGCGCGTCCGTCTGTGACCGACATCAAAATCGCCACCGACTACGAAGAGATCTGGCCCAAGATCAACTTGCCCATCCCCGCCTACCTCCTCGTCTCCCTCATGAATTCTGAACCAGACGTGAAGACCTATTGGATCAAATCCGGTCACGTCACCCTTGCCGACGTCCTCATCCGCTGA
- a CDS encoding MoaD/ThiS family protein produces MIKVRIPTPLRPLTKSQGEVETKAGSVVEMIEALNSTYPGIKDRLCDETGELRRFVNIYVNEEDIRFLTGKDTPLKDGDEVSIVPAIAGG; encoded by the coding sequence ATGATTAAAGTTCGCATTCCAACTCCGCTTCGCCCCCTGACCAAAAGTCAGGGCGAAGTCGAGACCAAAGCCGGTAGCGTAGTGGAGATGATCGAAGCGCTGAACAGCACCTATCCCGGCATCAAAGATCGCCTATGCGATGAAACGGGAGAGCTCCGTCGCTTCGTAAACATTTATGTCAACGAAGAAGACATTCGCTTCCTCACGGGGAAAGACACGCCCCTCAAGGATGGCGATGAAGTCTCCATCGTCCCAGCGATCGCAGGAGGGTAA